A genomic window from Solanum stenotomum isolate F172 chromosome 10, ASM1918654v1, whole genome shotgun sequence includes:
- the LOC125841318 gene encoding protein ENHANCED DISEASE RESISTANCE 4-like produces MAEGSSNVRLVRCPKCGNLLPELHDFSVYQCGGCGTVLRAKNKGILDDGLSEVSDGEKIRAVPDRGDVAMNVDTVSDFDEEHSEFQQGRTEGRSQNGRMVSRRQVISASDDKEVPDDFDKAREGKPSLVSSRVDRFRRENYYDYDECGTSKGKKDNSVGVDNYWGKINTVESVGLSVRNELKTVRPSSLGSGPPMDSRYMEKSYANGSNATRQGKFSASPYPKEGPLENDMGSYYGSVNHRRYNGGLDGVAGVADLESNRAELLRKINELKDQLSRTCDVTEKPKDRVPVDGRMASTSVDPSSRYDVHNQGSYGANRHPLGPSKNVRERPYTYGHQGNVPYKGAHGSTMPDSYPSDSFSHEFLGYGMEYRQQMHRKPPHQMPYHHFPPTYPEHYPGHHNDNFFIPHPHETLFHQSACSCSHCSNQNYQIPPVIQPSGFVSRRSRNGPANPILHHHMNSVGYGPGGYTSEGSSALNKNYHEGRRLTRSSSDLESENGGLGHRRYPRKVVVAHRVGRVYQPIAGGAPFITCCGCFELLKIPKKLMITGKNEKRMRCGSCSAIILFELGSKESGVSFSTQVKQLSAEFAPGTSDVPNENLQNTNGCLINDEMTPWSDDYDNSNYHFTDTKLQSPSRSQKSNSTELEKRYSALSSPSSHSEDELSPESAIVRHDLAHRAEMPLEDDPILLLDSSQNDHAYSISPKDVVEKIRKEDMKEHTDQERTILDRSTSRQNSIKDVSMAVEMDVSTNEFVHSGVSVESNQSSKEENLSKSYKGGQSFMGFIKRSLGELSRSHQSSENGRSNVFVNGRAIPDRVVRKAEKLAGTIQPGDYWYDYRAGFWGVMGHPCLGVILPNIEEFNYPIPNDCAAGNTGIYVNGRELHQKDLDLLASRGLPITKNKSYFVEISGSVIDEHTGEELEGLGKLAPTVERVKHGFGMKVPKAFAEQLC; encoded by the exons ATGGCGGAAGGTTCTTCAAATGTTCGATTGGTTCGTTGTCCTAAGTGTGGAAATCTTCTACCTGAGCTTCATGACTTTTCTGTTTACCAGTGTGGTGGTTGTGGTACTGTTCTTAGAG CGAAAAATAAGGGGATTTTGGACGATGGCTTGTCTGAGGTATCAGATGGTGAAAAGATTAGAGCAGTTCCTGATAGAGGCGATGTTGCTATGAATGTAGATACTGTTTCTGATTTTGATGAGGAACATAGTGAGTTTCAACAAGGTAGGACAGAAGGGAGAAGTCAAAATGGAAGAATGGTATCACGTCGTCAGGTCATTTCAGCATCCGATGATAAGGAAGTTCCGGATGATTTTGATAAAGCCAGAGAGGGTAAACCAAGTTTAGTTAGTTCGAGGGTAGATAGGTTTAGAAGAGAGAactattatgattatgatgaatGTGGTACTTCTAAAGGCAAGAAGGATAATAGTGTTGGGGTGGATAATTATTGGGGAAAGATTAATACTGTTGAATCTGTCGGTCTCAGTGTTAGAAATGAGCTTAAGACGGTACGGCCTTCGTCACTAGGTTCAGGACCACCTATGGACAGTCGGTACATGGAAAAATCTTATGCAAATGGTTCAAATGCAACAAGGCAAGGGAAGTTCAGCGCTTCTCCATATCCTAAGGAAGGGCCTTTAGAAAATGACATGGGTTCTTACTATGGCTCTGTTAACCATAGGAGGTACAATGGTGGTTTGGACGGGGTAGCTGGAGTCGCAGACTTGGAGAGCAATAGAGCAGAGCTTTTAAGGAAGATTAATGAATTAAAGGACCAACTTAGCCGAACTTGTGATGTTACTGAGAAACCTAAGGATAGGGTTCCTGTTGATGGAAGGATGGCTTCAACATCCGTTGATCCTTCTAGCAGGTATGATGTGCATAACCAGGGGTCTTATGGTGCTAACAGACATCCCCTAGGTCCATCTAAGAATGTTCGAGAGCGTCCATACACATATGGACATCAAGGGAATGTTCCTTATAAGGGTGCACATGGTTCAACGATGCCAGACTCTTATCCTTCAGACAGCTTTTCACATGAATTTCTTGGATATGGAATGGAATATCGCCAGCAAATGCACAGAAAGCCTCCCCATCAGATGCCATATCATCATTTCCCCCCAACATATCCTGAACATTATCCTGGGCATCACAATGATAACTTCTTCATACCACATCCACATGAAACCCTTTTCCACCAATCTGCATGCTCTTGTTCACATTGCTCGAACCAAAATTATCAAATTCCTCCAGTGATTCAACCATCTGGTTTTGTCAGCCGAAGATCACGAAATGGCCCTGCTAATCCCATTCTACATCACCACATGAACTCTGTGGGTTATGGTCCAGGGGGTTATACATCTGAAGGCTCCTCTGCCCTTAATAAGAATTATCATGAAGGGCGGCGACTTACAAGAAGTTCTAGTGACCTGGAGTCAGAAAATGGTGGTCTTGGTCATCGGCGTTATCCTAGAAAAGTGGTTGTTGCTCATAGAGTTGGACGTGTATATCAACCTATAGCAGGTGGTGCCCCTTTCATTACGTGCTGTGGCTGCTTTGAGCTGCTGAAGATTCCTAAGAAATTAATGATAACAGGAAAGAATGAGAAGAGAATGAGATGTGGATCCTGTTCGGCCATAATTCTATTTGAACTTGGTAGCAAAGAGTCGGGTGTTTCCTTTTCTACACAAGTGAAACAACTGTCTGCTGAGTTTGCTCCTGGTACCAGTGATGTGCCAAATGAGAATCTTCAAAATACTAATGGTTGTTTGATAAATGATGAGATGACTCCTTGGTCTGATGATTATGATAATTCTAACTACCATTTCACCGATACTAAGCTACAGTCACCTTCCAGGAGTCAGAAATCAAATTCCACTGAACTCGAGAAGAGGTATAGTGCTCTTTCTTCACCATCTAGTCATTCTGAAGATGAATTAAGCCCGGAGAGTGCGATTGTTAGACATGATCTTGCTCACCGTGCTGAAATGCCCCTAGAAGATGATCCTATACTGCTCCTAGATTCTTCTCAAAACGACCATGCTTATAGTATTTCTCCCAAAGATGTGGTAGAAAAAATCAGGAAGGAGGACATGAAGGAACACACTGATCAAGAGAGGACCATACTTGATAGAAGTACCTCTAGGCAGAATTCCATTAAAGATGTATCGATGGCAGTGGAAATGGATGTCTCGACGAATGAATTTGTACATAGTGGTGTATCTGTGGAATCAAATCAATCAAGCAAAGaggaaaatttatcaaaaagcTATAAAGGAGGTCAGTCCTTCATGGGCTTTATAAAAAGGAGCCTTGGAGAATTATCAAGATCTCATCAAAGTTCAGAGAATGGAAGATCAAATGTGTTTGTAAATGGCAGAGCAATACCAGATCGTGTTGTTAGGAAGGCGGAGAAGTTAGCTGGGACCATTCAGCCAGGAGATTACTG GTATGACTACCGTGCTGGCTTTTGGGGAGTGATGGGCCATCCCTGCCTTGGCGTCATTCTG CCAAATATTGAAGAAT